CCGTCGCTGCGGGTCCGCGGCGCCGCGCCCCCGGTGCAGGCCGTCCACGTCGACGACCTCGTGAGCGCCCTGGCGCTCGTCGTGCTGGCCGACCACCCCGGCACCTTCAACGTGGCGTCGAACGGCTGGCTGGCCCGGGCCGAGGCGGAGGCGCTCCTGAACCCGCCCCGCCTGCCCTCGCTGTCGCCGACGGTGCTCGAGCGGGCGCTGCGGCTGACCTGGAACGTCGGGATCGGCGACGTGCCGCCGGGCGTCGTCCCCTACCTCATCCACCCCTGGGTGGTCGCCAACGACCGGCTCCGGGGCCTGGGGTGGCGGCCGCGCCACAGCAACGAGGAGGCGCTCGTCGACGGCCTCGACTCGCTCGCACCGACGCGGTCGCCGGTCCCGCTCGTCGCGCTCGGCGCCGGCGCGCTCGCCGGCGCCGGCGTCACGGCGTGGCTGCTGGGGCGGCGCTTCCGGCGAGGTGGGCGGCGCGCCAGTCGTCCCACTCGGGCGTGAAGTAGCGGACCCGCGTCTTCTTGTACTCCTTCACCGACCACAGCAGCGCGTAGTCCTCGACCCCGGTCTCGGCGCGGATCGCCGCGATCGTCGCCTCGCAGTCTCGCCCGTGCTTGCCGTGCACCATCGTGAACACCGAGTACGGCCAGTCGGGGTACGTCGGCCGCCGGTAGCAGTGGCTCACGAGCGCGAACCCGGCCATCTGGGGGCCGAGCTCCTCCAGCCGGTGCTCCGGCACCGCCCACACGCCCATGGCGTTGGCCTTGAAGCCGGCGGACCGGTGGTTCATCACCGCCGCGAAGCGCCGCATCAGCTTGCGGGCTCGGAACGAGCGGAGCAGCTCGAGCACGTCGTCCTCCGAGCAGCCGAGCTGCTCGCCTTGCGCCGCGAACGGGTGCTCGACGAGGGGCAGGTCCTCCTGCACGACGCGGATCGCCGCCACCTCGAGGTCGGAGAGGATGGGCGCCTCCATGTGGGGGCGGCGCTCAGGGCGCTCGTGCTCGGCCACGGTCGCCTTGGCGTCGGCGGCCGTCTTCCCGGTCATGTCGAGCTTGACGCCGATCTTGTAGAGCTGGAGCGTCGGCAGCTTGCGGGTGACGACGGCGCCCGAGTCGCGGTGGAGCACCTCGAGGTGCTCGTCGAGCGACTCGCCCGGCGGGACCGCGATCGTGTACCAGAGATTGAAGTTGTGGTTGCGCTTGTAGTTGTGGCTCACGCCCGGGTGCGCGCTGATCACCGCCGCCGCCTCGTCGACCCGTCCCGGGTCCATTCGGGCCGCGACGAGCGACGAGTCGTAGCCGAGGGCGCGCGTGTCGAAGATCGCCGAGAGCTGCCGCAGCACCCCGGCGGCCTTCACCGCCGCCACGCGGTCCCGGACCTCGGGCTCGCTCAGGCCGAGCCGGGCCCCGAGCGCGGCGTAGGGAGCCGGCTCCAGCGGGAAGTCCCACTGCACCGCGTTCAGCAGCTCGCGATCGCTGTCGGTGAGACCGGGCTCGCTCATCGGGTCCATCGTGGCGGGAGGCCCCCGACCCGGCAAATCATGCTGCGAGTCCGGCGAGGCTGGCGTTCCCGGCCGGGCGGCTGCCCAGCGACACCAGCCGGTTGAGGCGCCCGGGGCCGCGAACGGCGGTGATCGTGGTTGGGTCGCCGTTCGAGAGCTCCTCGACCGAGGCCACGAGGTCCCCGGCGTCGGTGACGTGCTCGGAGCCCACCGCGGTGACGACGTCGCCGGGGACGAGGCCTGCGCCCGCGGCCGGGCTGCCCGGCGTCACCGTCGTGACCCGGGCGCCGCCACCGGGCCGCTCGATCGCGTCGACGACGTCCACGCCGAGCCAGCCGTGGCGCACCTGGCCGCTGCCCTCGATCTGCCGGACCACCTGTCGGGCCAGGGTGACGGGCACCGCCTGACCGGGCAGCGCCGCCGAGTTGATCCCGACCACCGACCCGCCGCTGTCGACGAGGGCGCCGCCGTAGGGCGTGGTGCTCGTCATCCGGACGTCGGTCTCGAGGAGGCCGGGCAGCACGTCGCCGCCCGGCATCGTCGACACCTCGTGGAGCGCGCTCACGATGCCCTCGCCCGCCCATCGGTGCTCGCCGGTGCTCAGCCCGATCGCGATCACGGCGTCGCCGATCTGCAGCCCGTCGCTGTCCCCGAGCTTCGCCGCGGTCAGGTTGGCGCCGTCCACGGTCAAGAGGGTGAGGTCGGTCAGGGGGTCGGCGCCGAGCACGCGGGCCGAGCTCAGCCGGCCACCCGAGCTGCTGACCGTGATCACGGTCGCGGACCCGAGCAGCGAGGAGCTCGTGAGGACCCGGGTGCCGTCCACGGCGACACCCGACCCTTGGGTCTCGCCGGCGGTCCCGACGGCGCGGACCGAGACCACGCTCGGCCCGGCGGCGTTCACGATGTCGGGGACCGAGGACCCGGCCGGGACGGGGGGTGGCGCCGCGTGCGCGCGCCCGGTGCCGCGGCCGCCCCCGGCGAAGACGCCGACGCCGGCGAGGATCCCGACCACCACGGCGACGCTCAGGAGCGCGACGATCGCCGCGAAGCCCCAGTCGCGGCGCTTCGCGGTCGGTCCCCCGCGCCAGGCGGCGAGCGCCGCGCCGACCTCGCTCGGGTGAAACCAGACCCGATCGAGCGGATGCGGCGGCGGGCCCCCCGGCTCGTCCTCGTCGGGCTCCTCGACGGGCATGACGTGCCACTCTACCGACGAGGCTTTGCGTACCAACCGCGGCCGGGCGCGCGCGGCACGTCGGAGGCCGCGGCGCGCCCTTCACTACGATGACCGGCGTGCCGCAGCCGAGCGAGGGAGCAGATTGGATCGCGCTGACCCGTGAGGCGTTGTCGGGCGACGAGGCGACGGCCTGGGCCACGGTCCCGTCGACCGGCGCGGTCGTCACGTTCTGCGGGGTCGTGCGCGACCACGCCGAAGGCCGAGCCGGGGTCCTCGGCCTCTCCTACGAGGCCTACGAAGAGGCCGCGGCCCGGCGGCTGACGGAGGTTGCGGCCGAGACGCGGCGACGCTGGCCGGCGGTCGAACGGCTCGCGCTGCTGCATCGCGTCGGGGACCTCGAGCTCGGCGAGGTGTCGGTCGTCGTGGTGGCGTCGTCACCCCACCGGGCCGAGGCGTTCGACGCCGCGCGGTTCGCGATCGACACGTTGAAGGAGACGGTCCCGATCTGGAAGCGCGAGCGGTGGTCGGACGGCTCGGACTGGGGGACCGCCGCCCGCCCGATCCGCCCCGTGCGCGAGCTGGACCGCGCTTAGCCGTGTCCCGCGACCTTGCCATCGACCTCGGGACCGCCAACACGCTCGTCTACGCGCGCGGCCAGGGGATCATCCTCAACGAGCCGACCGTCATCGCGCTGAACAGCCGCACCCAAGACGTGCTCGCGATGGGCCACGAGGCCTGGCACATGATCGGCCGCACCCCGGGCCACATCGTGGCCGTCCGCCCCCTGCGGGGCGGGGCCATCACCGACTTCGAAATCACCCAGCGCCTGATCCGCTTGATCTTCGCCCGGGCCGGCATCACCCGGCTGCAGCGGGCCCGGGTGCTCGTCTGCGTGCCCTCGGCGATCACCCACGTCGAGCAGCGGGCGGTTCTCGAGGCCACCCGGCGCGCCGGCGCGGCCCAGACCTACCTGATCGAGCAGCCGATGGCCGCCGCGATCGGCGCCTCGATGCCGATCCACGAGCCGCTCGGGAACATGGTCGTCGACATCGGCGGCGGGACGAGCGAGATGGCGGTCATCTCGATGGGCGGGATCGTCGCGCTCGAGGCCGTCCGCATCGGCGGCTTCGACATCGACGCCGCCATCTCGAACCACCTGCGACGGGTGCACGGCGTCGCCGTCGGGGAGCGCACCGCCGAGGAGATCAAGATCGCCGTCGGCTCCGCGTTCCCGATCGACGACGAGTACAAGGCCGAGATCCGAGGCCGCGACCTCATGAGCGGGCTGCCGCGCACGGTCGTCCTCGAGCCCGAGGAGCTCCGCGAGGCCATCGACGAGCCGCTGGTCCGAATCACGAACGCCGCGAAGGCCGCCCTGGCCGAGACGCCCCCCGAGCTCGCCCAGGACCTCCTCGAGATGGGGATCCGCCTGGTGGGGGGCAGCGGGATGCTCCGAGGCTTCGACCAGCGCATCGAGCACGAGACCGGGGTGCGGGTCCGGCTGGCCGAGATGCCGCTCGAGACCGTCGTGCTCGGCGCCGGGCGCTGCCTGGAGTCCTTCGATCGCGTGCGCGAGATGTTCCTCGATCGGCCCCGGCCGTCGATGCAGCGCCGCGTCTACTGACCGCCCGCGCGCTCAGCCTCGAGGAGGTCCTCGGCCGCTTGGCGGACCTGCCAGTCGCGGTCGCCGAGGGCGCGCTCGAGCGCGGCGTCGACGCCCGGGCCGTCGAACGGCGCCAGGGCCAGCACGGCTCGTCGGCGCACGGTCGCGACGTCTCCGCACGCGGCCAGCACCGCGTCCAGCCCGCCCGGATCCGCGATAGCCCCGAGGGCCGCGACCGCGGCCTCGCGGGCCAGCGGGTCGGCGTGACCGGTCGTCACCGCCGTCAGGGCTCCGACCGTCTCGGAGCTCGAGTCCCCGAGCTCGCCGAGCGACCACGCCGCGGCCTCGACGACCGTCACGTCGGCGTCGGCGAGGAGCGTCACGAGGGGTGCCGTCGGCACGGAGCCGCGCCGCGCCAGGCCCGGCGCCAGCTCCGCGGCTCGGCGGCGCACCCCGGCGTCCCCGTCACGGGTGGCGCCCCGCCACGCTCGGAGCGCCCGCCCCGGTGCCGCCGCGCGGGACAAGGCGCCGAGGGCGACCGACCGCACCTGGGCGTCGGGGTCGCCGGCGACGGCCTCGCTGAGTGCCGCCGCCGCGCCCCGTGGCAGCCGGCCGCGGTGGCCGAGGGCCGCAAGCGCCGACGCCCGGGCGAGTGCGTCGGACGGACCAGCGCATGACACTCGGGTGACGGTAACGAGCTCGGATCAGCGGGTGCCGACGATGCGAGGCCGGGCCCGGCTCAGCCGCCCGAGCTCGGGACGAGCGAGACGAGCAGGTTGATCGTCAACGCGATGAGCAGCGCGGCCCCGAACCCGATGGCGACCACAAGCGCGATCCATCGCACGAGCGCCGAGCTGGTCCGGAACAGACGCACCTGGCGGACGTGTCGGACCGCCTTGATCGAGCGCTTCGAGACCGCGAGGAAGCGCTTCGAGAACTCGAGGAAGCCGACGTAGAGGTCGACCGGCGGCTGGCCGGCCGGCTCCGCCGGCTCCACGACGGGCCGAGCGGGCTCGGCGAGCGGCTGCTTCGGTGGCGGCGGCGCGGGCCGCCCGCCGGCATCGGGACCGCGGGTGGCAGGCTGGGAGTCGTCCACCCCCCCAGTATCGCTACCGCGCGAGGAACGGGGAAGCCGTGTCCAGCCCGTCGGAGCCCCCGGCCGAGCCGGCGCCGACGCGGCGTCGCCGGCGCCGGGTCCTTCCGCTCGTCGCTTCCCTGCTCGGGGGCCTCCTCGCCGCCGCCGCGGTCGCGGCCGCCGTCATCCACGTCCCGTACGTGATCGAGTCGCCCGGATCCGCCACCCCGGTCGACACCCGGGTGGTCTCGGTCGCCGGGGTCCCGACCTTCCGCCACGCCGGGCGGGTCTTCTATCTGACGGTGCGGGTCTCGACGAGCGACCCGAACCTCTACCGCTACCTCTTCGCCAGCCTCAGCAGCAGCGACAGCGTCGTGGGGAAGAAGGACGTCCTCGGCTGCGCCTCCTACGCCGCCGACGCCCGGCTCAACACCCTCCTGATGCGCGATTCCCAGGACGCGGCGACCGAGGTGGCCCTCCGCCGCCTCGGATACCGGGTGACCCACGCCGGCGACGAAGCGCTGATCATCGACCTGGCCTGCGGCGGACCGTCCGATCATCGGCTCCAGGTGGGCGACGTCGTCACCGCCGTCGACGGGCGGCCGGTCAGCAGCGCCGGCGACGTGCAGCGCGCGGTGAAGGCGCGACCCGCCCACGCCGTGGTGGCCGTCACGGTCCGGCGCGGCGACCAGACGGTCACCGTGTCGGTCCGGTCGGGTCGAGCCGGGTCGACCGCGTTCCTCGGCATCGTCACCCAGACCCTCAGCATGTGGCGGTTCCCGATCGACGTGAAGATCGACACCCAGCAAGTCGGCGGACCGTCCGCCGGGCTGGCGTTCACGCTCGCCCTCATCAACGACCTGTCATCCGGGGACGTGACGGGCGGCCGGCGCGTCGCCGCGACCGGCGCCATCTTCGCCGACGGCACGGTCGGACCGGTGGGCGGGATCACCCAGAAGGTGATCACCGCCAAGCGCGACCACGCCACCGCGCTCCTCGTGCCCTCGGCCGAGGCGAAGGACGCTCGCGCGCAAGCGGGCGGGCTGCAGATCGTCCCCGTCCGCACCATCGACGAGGCGCTCACGGCCCTCCGCCGGCTCGGCGGCGCCGACGTCACTGCGGGGTCACCGTTGGGTCCGTCGGCGGCCCAATAGCATCGGCGCGGTGGCAGGGTCCACGACCTCCGCCGACGAGCCGGTCCCGCCCGAGCCGGAGCCGCGAGCCGACATCGCCCCGCCACCCGACGCGCCCGAGCGCAGCGAGGACGGACGCACGGCCGCGCTGCTGCGTGAGGCCGAGGCGGCGGCGGCCGCGCGCGGGCGGGCGATGGTCAGCGAGGCGCGCGCGGTCCGCAAGCGCATGCTCGACGACGTCGAGCGGCGGCGTTCGGATCTGCTCGCGGAGCTCTCGCGAGTCCGGACCGCGGTCGACGAGCTCGCCGAAGCCCTCACGTCGTCGAGGGCGCTCGAGCCCGACGTCGAGACGCCGCCGATCCCCGACGACGGCGCCGCCGTCGACCAGCCGCGAGCCGACGACGCGTTCGCTCGCCTCCGAGAGCACGACGACGACGTCGAGGCCGCGACACCATCGCCCCCGGCCCCGGCCCCGGCCGCGCCCGAGCCCGAGCCGGTGCCAGCCGAGCCGCCCCCCGCCCCGACGCCGCCCCCCGCCCCGACCCGGGAGCCGACGCCGCCGAGCCGGGACGACGCCACCCGGCGGCGGCGCGACGAGGTGCTCGCCCCGCTCACGGTCTCGGTGCTGCGGCAGGCGAAGCGGCTGCTGCAGGACGAGCACAACGAGCTCCTCGACGTCATCCGGCGCGTCCGGGGGCGTCCAGAGCCGACGCGGCTGCTGCCGGACCGCGAACGGCAGCACACCGCCTGGACGGCGGTCCTCGCGCCGACGATCGACGAGGCCTACACGGTCGGCCGCGCCCTGACCGGGCGGCGTCGACGCCCGACCGCGGCGCCGAGCCGGCTCGTCGCCGAGCTCGCGGCCGGGCTCATCACCCCCCTGCGCGAGCGCTTGATGGCGACGATCGACGCCGTACTCGCTGACGGCCCGTACCGGGAGCCGGCCGAGCTGCAAGCCGCGCTGGCCCCCTCCATCAGCGCGCGCTACCGAGAGTGGCGCGCCCGCGATCTCGAGGGGCTGCTCGGTGACCTGCTCGCCGCCGCGTACACGCGTGGCGTGTTCGACGCCACGCCGTCGGGCACGACGTTGCGCTGGGTGCCGGCCGAGGTCGGTCAATGCCCGGACGCTGACGACAACGCGCTCGAGCCGACCGTGAAGGGCCAGTGCTTCCCGACCGGGCAGCCGTACCCGCCGGCCCACCCCGGCTGTCGCTGCCTTGTCGTGCCGAGCGACGGGGGAGGCGCGCACCCCGCCGGTTAGGCTCCCCCGCGATGCGGGTCCCGACCACGGAGCGGCGCTCGTTCCGCCTGCGCGCATGGATCATCGCCCTGGTCGTGATCCTGGTCATCCTGCTGTTCAGCCTGCGCGGGCTGGCCGGCTTCTACACCGACTACCTGTGGTTCCACTCGGTCGGCCAGGGCGGGACCTGGGGCCGGCTCCTCGCCGCCAAGGTCGTTCCCGCCGTGGTGTTCACGGCCATCTTCTTCGTGATCATGCTGGCCAGCCTGCTGATCGCGGACCGGCTGGCCCCGAAGGTCCGGGCGATGGGGCCGGCCAGCCCCGAGGACGAGCTCGTCAACCGGTACCAGCAGGTCACGGCCCGGTACCAGGGCCGGATCCGGGTCGGCGTGGCGGCGTTCTTCGCCCTCATCGCCGGGATCGGCGTGTCGTCGCAGTGGCGGAACTGGATCCTCTTCACCCACCGCGTCGACTTCGGGGTCCGGGACCCCCAGTTCCACCGCGACGTCGGCTTCTACGTGTTCCAGCTGCCGTTCATCCACTTCATCCTCGACTGGCTGTTCGCGGGTCTCGTCATCGTCCTGCTCGTGACCGCGGTCGCCCACTACCTGAACGGCGGTATCCGGTTCCAGAGCCCGCTGCAGCGCGTGACGCCCCAGGTGAAGGTGCACCTCTCGGTGATCCTCGCCGTTATGGCGCTCGTGAAGACGGGCCAGTACTACTTCTCGCGCTTCGGGCTCACGCTCTCGTCCCGCGGCGTCGTGGACGGCGCCGGCTACACCGACGTGAAGGCGCAGCTCCCGGCCTACAACCTCCTGATCTTCATCTCGATCGTCGCCGCCGGCCTCTTCCTCTGGAACATCTTTCGGCGGGGCTGGGTGCTCCCCGTGATCGCGGTCGGGCTCTGGGGGTTCGTCTCGATCGTGGTCGGCACGATCTACCCGGCGGCCATCCAGAACTTCAAGGTCAAGCCGAACGAGCTGGCCCAGGAGCGTCCGTACATCGGGCGCAACATCGGCGCCACCCGAGCCGCCTTCAACCTGCAGGACGTCGGCGTGCAGAGCTTCAGCTACACGCCGAACCTGGATCCCACCGTCGTTGACACCAACCGCCCCACGATCGACAACGCGCGCCTCTGGGACCCGGCGGTCATCCGCTCGACCTACCAGACCCTCCAGGGCCTGCAGCCCTACTACACCATCAACAACGTCAACATCGACCGGTACAACATCAACGGGCAGGAGACCCAGGTCCTGATCGGGGCCCGGGACCTGAACAGCAGCAGCCTGCCGAGCCAGTCCTGGGTGAACGAGCACCTCGTGTACACGCATGGCTACGCCGCGATCGTGTCGCCGACCAACCAGGCCGCGCAGAGCGGGGACCCGGTGTTCCTCCTCCGCGACATCCCACCGAACTCGCAGGGGATCCCGCTCACGGACCACGGCGCGCAGGTGTACTTCGGGCAGAACCTCAGCGGCTACACGATCGTCGACGCCAAGCAGGACGAGTTCAACTACGCCCGGGCCAACAACACGAACGCCATGACGCGTTACTCCGGGAAGGACGGCATCCGCCTCTCGAACATCTTCAAGCGGGCCGCCTTCGCGCTGCGCTTCGGGGACCTGAACCCCCTGATCTCGGGGCAGGTGACCGGCGGCTCGAAGCTGCTCATGATCCGCGACATCACGAGCCGGGTCCAGAAGCTGGCCCCGTTCCTCCACTTCGACTCGGACCCGTACCCCGTCGTCCTGAACGGCCACATCACCTGGGTCATCGACACCTACACGACGACCGACCAGTACCCGTACGCGCAGGTCTCCAACGGCGAGGGCGGGCTCTCGGGGAGCACGAACTACGTCCGCAACTCCGTGAAGACGACCGTCGACGCCTACGACGGGACGGTGCACTTCTACGTGGTCGACAACAAGGACCCCGTCGTCAGGGCCTACCGGCAGGCGTTCCCGGGGCTGTTCACCGACGGCTCGAAGATGTCGTCGACCCTCCGGGACCACCTCCGGTACCCGGAGAACCTGTTCCAGCTCCAGTCCAGCGTGTACTCGAAGTACCACGTGACGAACACGAGCTCCTTCTACGCCGGCACCGAGCGGTGGCTGCTGTCCCCCGACCCGAACGCCGTGCTCGGCTCGACCGTGACCGCGACGACGGCCCGCGGGACCCAGCGGGCGCCGGAGATCACGGCGACGACGCCGCGGCAGGAGCCCTACTACCTCTATATCCGGTTGCCGGGGGACACCCGCGAGAACTTCCTGATCCTGCAGCCCTTCGTGCCGGTCTCGCAGAACAACCAGCAGACCCGGCTGGTCTCGTTCATGACCGCCAAGTCAGACCCCGGGAGCTACGGGAAGCTGCAGGCGTTCGTGATGCCGCAGGGCGCCAACGTCTTCGGGCCGGTGCAGGTGGCGAACAACATCCAGAGCGACACCAACCTCTCGCGCGAGTTCACGCTCCTCAGCCAGGGCGGCTCGGCGATCGTCAAGGGCAACATCCAGATCATCCCGGTCGGCAACTCGCTCGTCTACGTCCAGCCGGTCTTCGTGCAGCAGTCGGGGCAGGGGTACCCGCAGTTCCGGTTCGTGGTCGTCTTCACCCAGGGCAAGAACCCGGTCTTCGAGAGCACGGTCAACGCCGCGCTCAACGACCTCTTCAACGGGATCACGCCCACGTCCCCGGCCACGCCCTCGACCCCGACCACGCCGACGCCGAACGCCACCGTGCAGCAGCTGCTGAACGCCGCCGCCCAGGAGTTCGCCAGCGCCGACGCCGCGCTGAAGAGCGGCGACCTGGCCGGCTACCAGAGCCACATCGCCACGGCCCAGCGGGACGTCGCCCAGGCCAACCAGGCCCTCTCGCGCTGACCCGGGCCCGGGGCCCGGCCCCCCTTGGGGCCGAGAGCTGCGGGATTCCGGGGCCGAGGGAAGGGCAAAGGGCCCAGGATTGTTTGGGGCCGGGGGGATTGTTACTATCGGCGTAGTGGAAATTCGGCGCCGGCGCCTCACCGGCGCTGAACGCCCCCAACGATGGGAGCCCGTCGGATGGCCGTACGCGGCATCGATCTCGGGAAGTACCAGCTCGGCTGGGCCGACAGCACGGACGGCTACGTCTTCACGCCGAAGAAGGGCCTGAACGAGGACATCGTCCGGGAGATCTCGTTCCAGAAGTCGGAGCCGGAGTGGATGACGAAGTTCCGGCTCAACGCGCTGAAGCGCTTCGAGCGCAAGCCGATGCTGGCCTGGTTCGCCCAGAACATGCCGAGCATGGACTTCGACGACATCTACTACTACCTGAAGCCCACCGAGGGGCAGGTGTCCGAGTGGGACATGCTCCCGGAGGAGATGAAGGCGACGTACGAGAAGCTGGGGATCCCCGAGGCGGAGCGGAAGTTCCTCGCCGGGGTCACGGCGCAGTACGACAGCGAGGCGGTGTACCACCGCAACCGCGAGGAGCTGGCGCGCATCGGGGTCCTGTTCACCGACATGGACACCGCCGTGCGCGAGTACCCCGAGATCGTGCAGCGCTACCTCGGGACCGTCATCCCCCCGGGCGACAACAAGTTCGCGGCCCTCAACTCCTCGGTGTGGAGCGGCGGCAGCTTCGTGTACGTCCCCGCCGGCGTGCACGTCGAGATGCCGCTCCAGGCGTACTTCCGGATCAACGCTGAGAACGCGGGGCAGTTCGAGCGGACGATGATCATCGCCGAGGAAGGCGCGTCGGTTCACTACGTCGAGGGGTGCTCGGCGCCGATCTACACGAGCGACTCGCTGCACTCCGCGGTCGTCGAGCTGATCGCCAAGCCCGGCGCGCGCATCCGCTATACGACGATCCAGAACTGGTCGCCGAACGTCTACAACCTCGTCACGAAGCGGGCTCGGGCCGAGGCCGAATCCACGGTCGAGTGGATCGACGGCAACCTGGGCTCGAAGCTCACGATGAAGTACCCCGCCGTCGTCATGGTGGGGCCGAAGGCGCACGGCGAGGTGCTCTCGGTCGCCTACGCGGGTCCGGGCCAGCACCAGGACGCGGGGGCCAAGATGACCCACGCGGCGCCGGAGACGACGTCGATCATCGAGTCGAAGTCCATCTCGAAGGACGGTGGTCGCACGACCTACCGCGGCCTCGTGAAGGTCGACGAGGGTGCGCACCACGTGAAGAGCCACGTCCGGTGCGACGCCCTGATCCTCGACGAGAACAGCCGGTCGGACACCTACCCGACGATGGAGATCGGGGAGAAGGACGCCCGCATCGGCCACGAGGCGACCGTGTCGAAGGTCGGCGACGACCAGCTCTTCTACCTGATGAGCCGAGGGCTGACCGAGCAGCAGGCGACCGCGATGGTGGTGAACGGCTTCATCGAGCCGGTGACGAAGACGCTGCCGATGGAGTACGCGGTCGAGCTGACCCGGCTGATCGAGCTCAACATGGAAGGCGCCGTCGGGTAGTGCCCGGGTTCACGCCCGACACGGCCCGGGCGCTTGAAGGTCACGACTGGTTGGTGAGCCGGCGGGTCGCGGCGGCCGAGCGCCTGGCCGACGTGGCGTGGCCGTCGGCAGCGGACGAGATCTGGCGCTACTCGCGGATCGACGAGTTCGACCTCGACCGGTTCCAGCCCCGCGGCGTCGCGGCGCGGTCGCTCGACGTCCCGCTGCTCGACGCCGGGCTGGCGAGCAAGGGCGTCGTGGTCGGCGACCTGCGCGACGTCGACGACGCCGAGGCTGCGGACTGGTTCGGGACCTGCTCCGACGCCTCGCCCGACGCGTTCACGACCCTGCACGACGCCTTCGTGGTCGGCGGGGCCTACGCGCGGATCCCGGCCGGTGTCGTCGTCGACGAGCCCCTCTTCTTCGAGCACCGGTCCGGCGGCGACGGGCTCGCGAGCTTCCCGCATACGCTCGTCATCGTCGGCGAGGGCGCGGAGGTGACGGTCGTGGACCGGTTCGCGGCCCACGGCGAGCCGCACCTCTGCGACATGGTCATCGAGCTCATCGTCGGCGACGGGGCCCGGGTGCGCTACGTGTCGGTCCAGGAGCACGGCCCCGCCACGTGGCAGGTCGGCCTCCAGCGGGCCCACGTCAGCCGGGACGCCTCGCTGCGATCGTCGGCGGTGGCGCTCGGCGGGGACTACGCCCGGATGCGGACCGAGTCGCTGATCACCGGTCAGGGCGGCGAGAGCGACCTCGTCGCGGTGTACTTCGGTGACGGCGGCCAGGTCCTCGACTTCCGGACC
This DNA window, taken from Acidimicrobiia bacterium, encodes the following:
- a CDS encoding trypsin-like peptidase domain-containing protein; translated protein: MPVEEPDEDEPGGPPPHPLDRVWFHPSEVGAALAAWRGGPTAKRRDWGFAAIVALLSVAVVVGILAGVGVFAGGGRGTGRAHAAPPPVPAGSSVPDIVNAAGPSVVSVRAVGTAGETQGSGVAVDGTRVLTSSSLLGSATVITVSSSGGRLSSARVLGADPLTDLTLLTVDGANLTAAKLGDSDGLQIGDAVIAIGLSTGEHRWAGEGIVSALHEVSTMPGGDVLPGLLETDVRMTSTTPYGGALVDSGGSVVGINSAALPGQAVPVTLARQVVRQIEGSGQVRHGWLGVDVVDAIERPGGGARVTTVTPGSPAAGAGLVPGDVVTAVGSEHVTDAGDLVASVEELSNGDPTTITAVRGPGRLNRLVSLGSRPAGNASLAGLAA
- a CDS encoding HEAT repeat domain-containing protein, encoding MSCAGPSDALARASALAALGHRGRLPRGAAAALSEAVAGDPDAQVRSVALGALSRAAAPGRALRAWRGATRDGDAGVRRRAAELAPGLARRGSVPTAPLVTLLADADVTVVEAAAWSLGELGDSSSETVGALTAVTTGHADPLAREAAVAALGAIADPGGLDAVLAACGDVATVRRRAVLALAPFDGPGVDAALERALGDRDWQVRQAAEDLLEAERAGGQ
- a CDS encoding AsnC family transcriptional regulator, which gives rise to MSEPGLTDSDRELLNAVQWDFPLEPAPYAALGARLGLSEPEVRDRVAAVKAAGVLRQLSAIFDTRALGYDSSLVAARMDPGRVDEAAAVISAHPGVSHNYKRNHNFNLWYTIAVPPGESLDEHLEVLHRDSGAVVTRKLPTLQLYKIGVKLDMTGKTAADAKATVAEHERPERRPHMEAPILSDLEVAAIRVVQEDLPLVEHPFAAQGEQLGCSEDDVLELLRSFRARKLMRRFAAVMNHRSAGFKANAMGVWAVPEHRLEELGPQMAGFALVSHCYRRPTYPDWPYSVFTMVHGKHGRDCEATIAAIRAETGVEDYALLWSVKEYKKTRVRYFTPEWDDWRAAHLAGSAAPAATP
- a CDS encoding rod shape-determining protein, with translation MSRDLAIDLGTANTLVYARGQGIILNEPTVIALNSRTQDVLAMGHEAWHMIGRTPGHIVAVRPLRGGAITDFEITQRLIRLIFARAGITRLQRARVLVCVPSAITHVEQRAVLEATRRAGAAQTYLIEQPMAAAIGASMPIHEPLGNMVVDIGGGTSEMAVISMGGIVALEAVRIGGFDIDAAISNHLRRVHGVAVGERTAEEIKIAVGSAFPIDDEYKAEIRGRDLMSGLPRTVVLEPEELREAIDEPLVRITNAAKAALAETPPELAQDLLEMGIRLVGGSGMLRGFDQRIEHETGVRVRLAEMPLETVVLGAGRCLESFDRVREMFLDRPRPSMQRRVY
- a CDS encoding molybdenum cofactor biosynthesis protein MoaE → MTGVPQPSEGADWIALTREALSGDEATAWATVPSTGAVVTFCGVVRDHAEGRAGVLGLSYEAYEEAAARRLTEVAAETRRRWPAVERLALLHRVGDLELGEVSVVVVASSPHRAEAFDAARFAIDTLKETVPIWKRERWSDGSDWGTAARPIRPVRELDRA
- a CDS encoding S16 family serine protease, whose amino-acid sequence is MSSPSEPPAEPAPTRRRRRRVLPLVASLLGGLLAAAAVAAAVIHVPYVIESPGSATPVDTRVVSVAGVPTFRHAGRVFYLTVRVSTSDPNLYRYLFASLSSSDSVVGKKDVLGCASYAADARLNTLLMRDSQDAATEVALRRLGYRVTHAGDEALIIDLACGGPSDHRLQVGDVVTAVDGRPVSSAGDVQRAVKARPAHAVVAVTVRRGDQTVTVSVRSGRAGSTAFLGIVTQTLSMWRFPIDVKIDTQQVGGPSAGLAFTLALINDLSSGDVTGGRRVAATGAIFADGTVGPVGGITQKVITAKRDHATALLVPSAEAKDARAQAGGLQIVPVRTIDEALTALRRLGGADVTAGSPLGPSAAQ